One genomic window of Medicago truncatula cultivar Jemalong A17 chromosome 1, MtrunA17r5.0-ANR, whole genome shotgun sequence includes the following:
- the LOC11420427 gene encoding uncharacterized protein At1g76070, translating into MEKDKQSKLRNKFMKAITITFQNAPFSPGRDHKFRSENSNTKWGAKTHAVGKGFSGPMVTMIPYEARRKPKDGGGNETQEPTSPKISCMGQIKHHKKKNIPKPNKDLFTPKVDTEVKRSKFQRIFSQRSKAKFAERKSDGSGFVDEGNNKAPPMGDMRRFASGREAFSKFDWKAVIEPEEIDQRECFTDGEDDEILIPFSAPILGVGGNTTGTSDFKFKPRNEINLWKRRTMAPPRPLQLNPVLKAK; encoded by the coding sequence atggaGAAAGATAAACAAAGTAAGCTAAGGAACAAGTTCATGAAAGCAATCACAATAACATTTCAAAACGCTCCTTTCAGTCCAGGAAGAGATCACAAATTTAGATCAGAAAATAGTAATACAAAGTGGGGTGCAAAAACTCATGCTGTTGGTAAGGGTTTTTCTGGACCTATGGTTACTATGATTCCATATGAAGCTAGAAGAAAACCTAAAGATGGTGGTGGCAATGAAACTCAAGAACCCACTTCACCAAAGATTTCTTGTATGGGACAGATCAAGCAtcacaagaagaaaaatattccAAAACCCAACAAAGATCTCTTCACTCCAAAGGTGGATACTGAGGTAAAGAGATCCAAGTTTCAGAGGATTTTTTCGCAGAGGTCTAAAGCAAAATTTGCGGAAAGGAAATCAGATGGTTCTGGATTTGTTGATGAAGGGAACAACAAAGCACCGCCTATGGGTGATATGAGGAGATTTGCAAGTGGACGTGAGGCTTTTTCTAAATTTGATTGGAAGGCAGTGATTGAGCCTGAAGAAATTGATCAAAGGGAATGTTTTACTGATGGAGAGGATGATGaaattttgattccattttcTGCACCTATTTTAGGTGTTGGTGGAAATACTACTGGTACATCTGATTTCAAGTTTAAGCCAAGGAATGAAATTAATCTTTGGAAGAGAAGAACAATGGCTCCACCTAGGCCTCTTCAGTTGAATCCTGTGCTTAAagctaaataa
- the LOC11422501 gene encoding uncharacterized protein: MDLQDFLIRARIFKLYRQALRVAARAPPPARGELRQTIRQEIEINRNCNDKQRIRFLISEGLEKLKRLDEMLDMQGH, translated from the exons ATGGATCTGCAGGATTTCCTTATTCGCGCTCGAATTTTCAAGCTTTACAGGCAAGCTTTGAGAGTTGCCGCTCGAGCTCCCCCTCCCGCTAGAG GTGAACTGAGACAAACTATTAGACAAGAGATTGAAATTAATCGAAACTGCAATGACAAACAAAGGATCCGTTTCTTGATCAGTGAAGGCTTGGAAAAATTGAAACGACTCGATGAAATGCTTGATATGCAAGGTCACTGA